One part of the Gemmatimonadaceae bacterium genome encodes these proteins:
- a CDS encoding transcriptional regulator yields MVARPRRKAVESEPPAKHEVIPTRPLESVAGDAAGTVPTLDGIIHERARLAIVTALASGDARSHTELRDLLRLSDGNLSVHARKLEDAGYVHCTKEFSGRTPRTTYRLTPAGRRAFERYLSHLEHLVNAMKGR; encoded by the coding sequence ATGGTTGCACGTCCACGTCGCAAGGCGGTTGAGTCGGAACCGCCAGCCAAGCACGAGGTGATTCCGACGCGACCGCTTGAGTCCGTGGCGGGTGACGCGGCCGGCACCGTCCCGACGCTGGACGGCATCATCCATGAACGCGCTCGACTGGCCATCGTCACCGCGCTGGCGAGTGGCGATGCGCGTTCGCACACGGAACTGCGCGACCTGCTGCGCCTCTCCGACGGCAACCTGAGTGTGCATGCACGCAAGCTCGAGGACGCGGGCTACGTGCACTGCACCAAGGAGTTCAGCGGCCGGACGCCGCGCACGACGTACCGACTCACTCCCGCCGGTCGGCGCGCGTTTGAGCGATATCTGTCGCATCTGGAGCACTTGGTCAACGCGATGAAGGGACGATGA
- a CDS encoding CHASE domain-containing protein, whose product MSSGIASANRWRLWRASLAVLVGATIAAVGFDLWYRDVLLSRERQRVVAYATPYASALESAVGRRVARLAGLRTFAQTRASVAQLQDEFPTFADGLRAGAPGIRALELVRNGRITAVVPLDSNPNVLGYDLYSDVRPSIPGDVRRAIETGAVTITGPIELLQGGQGFIVRQRVVRPRATLADSAFPDLVAMVLDLPTLIAEAATFSQPTTLSLVVLDRRQEVLSGGKAPLDDPMYVPIRVPDGGWTLLAAPPEGWAASIADDLRPTRIASAMIVLLLAGLAYIAAGRQQHLRVAVEEQTQELRGANEALTRQVHEREAAEQRLREGDERLRLALTSGHMGTWDYQPDLDQLHLSAGALAILGTPLASMTTTGRSFCDGLPPEARELIVRAAKLAIAGGDCRAEYRIVLPSGEDRWLYSTGELQSDPDGSPRLVGVIMDVTERRRLEEQLLHSQKMEAMGTLAGGIAHDFNNLLTAILGFARLSQQQAEAFGAVAVPKAVELGLNDLRADLDEIVKAGERAALLTAQLLAFSRRQVVKLARVDLSGVVFDVERMLKRLIGERIVLVTQHSPSPLIVRADAGQLAQVAVNLVVNARDAMPDGGTIRVRTESVVLPETGEPPMGGLPSGRWCVLSVSDDGVGMSTEISPACSNRSSPRKRWARARDSACQRCTALWRKPEGRCLSTARPTSARRFGWRCRGISERNRCWSRRRRPTPGRRWESACSWWKTNPDFVDSWSKSSRGTASRWMWPATDRKRWTC is encoded by the coding sequence ATGTCCAGTGGAATCGCGTCTGCGAATCGATGGCGTCTGTGGCGAGCGTCGTTGGCGGTCCTCGTCGGCGCCACGATCGCCGCGGTGGGATTCGACCTGTGGTATCGCGACGTGCTGTTGTCCCGCGAGCGACAGCGCGTGGTCGCCTATGCGACACCCTATGCCAGCGCGCTCGAGTCGGCAGTCGGTCGACGGGTTGCGCGGTTGGCGGGTCTCCGGACATTTGCGCAGACGCGGGCGTCGGTGGCGCAATTGCAGGACGAATTCCCGACGTTTGCCGATGGCCTGCGAGCGGGCGCGCCCGGCATTCGGGCGCTGGAGCTGGTGCGCAACGGACGCATCACGGCCGTCGTACCGCTGGACAGCAACCCCAACGTGCTTGGGTACGACTTGTACAGTGATGTGCGACCGAGCATTCCCGGCGATGTCAGACGCGCGATCGAAACGGGTGCGGTCACCATCACCGGGCCGATCGAATTGCTCCAGGGCGGTCAGGGATTCATCGTGCGACAGCGCGTCGTGCGACCGCGGGCGACGTTGGCGGACAGCGCCTTTCCCGACCTCGTCGCCATGGTACTCGATCTCCCCACGCTCATCGCCGAAGCGGCGACCTTCAGTCAGCCCACCACGCTGTCTCTGGTGGTACTCGATCGCCGGCAGGAAGTGTTGTCGGGCGGCAAGGCTCCGCTCGACGATCCCATGTATGTACCGATTCGCGTCCCGGACGGCGGTTGGACGCTGCTGGCGGCTCCACCGGAAGGGTGGGCGGCGTCCATCGCGGACGACCTCCGACCCACACGCATCGCATCAGCCATGATCGTGCTGTTGCTCGCCGGGCTGGCGTACATTGCCGCCGGCAGGCAACAGCATTTGCGAGTTGCCGTTGAAGAGCAGACGCAGGAATTGCGCGGTGCGAATGAGGCGCTGACCCGGCAGGTGCATGAGCGCGAGGCGGCCGAACAGCGGCTGCGTGAAGGCGACGAGCGCCTGCGACTCGCACTGACCAGTGGGCACATGGGCACGTGGGACTATCAACCCGACCTCGATCAATTGCACCTGTCCGCCGGGGCGCTTGCTATCCTTGGCACCCCGTTGGCCTCCATGACGACGACCGGGCGCTCGTTCTGCGACGGGCTGCCGCCGGAGGCCCGCGAACTCATCGTGCGGGCCGCGAAACTGGCAATCGCGGGCGGCGACTGCCGGGCCGAGTATCGCATCGTGTTGCCGTCCGGGGAGGATCGATGGCTGTACAGCACCGGCGAGTTGCAGTCGGACCCTGATGGTTCGCCGCGCCTCGTGGGCGTCATCATGGACGTCACCGAACGTCGTCGCCTGGAAGAACAGCTGTTGCACTCCCAGAAGATGGAAGCAATGGGGACGCTTGCCGGCGGGATTGCCCACGACTTCAACAACCTGCTCACGGCCATTCTGGGCTTTGCGCGCCTCTCGCAGCAGCAGGCGGAGGCATTCGGCGCCGTTGCCGTGCCCAAGGCCGTCGAACTCGGCCTCAACGACCTGCGTGCCGATCTCGATGAGATCGTGAAAGCGGGGGAGCGCGCGGCCCTGCTGACGGCCCAATTACTGGCCTTCAGTCGGCGTCAGGTCGTCAAGCTCGCCCGCGTTGACCTGAGCGGTGTGGTGTTCGATGTCGAGCGCATGTTGAAGCGCCTGATTGGCGAGCGCATTGTACTGGTGACGCAGCACAGTCCGAGTCCGCTGATTGTGCGCGCCGACGCCGGTCAACTCGCGCAGGTGGCGGTCAACCTCGTGGTGAACGCGCGCGATGCGATGCCCGACGGTGGCACCATACGCGTCCGTACGGAATCCGTCGTGTTGCCGGAAACCGGCGAACCACCGATGGGCGGATTGCCATCGGGTCGGTGGTGCGTGTTGTCCGTGTCTGATGACGGCGTCGGTATGTCGACGGAGATCAGTCCCGCATGTTCGAACCGTTCTTCACCACGAAAGCGGTGGGCGAGGGCACGGGACTCGGCCTGTCAACGGTGTACGGCATTGTGGCGCAAGCCGGAGGGCAGGTGTTTGTCGACAGCACGCCCGACGTCGGCACGACGGTTCGGGTGGCGCTGCCGTGGGATTTCGGAACGGAACCGATGCTGGTCTCGCCGCCGCCGGCCAACGCCTGGGCGCCGATGGGAAAGCGCCTGCTCGTGGTGGAAGACGAACCCGGACTTCGTCGACTCGTGGTCGAAATCTTCTCGCGGAACGGCTTCACGGTGGATGTGGCCCGCGACGGACAGGAAGCGCTGGACATGCTGA
- the alr gene encoding alanine racemase — protein MQRPHDSIEPIYPQPSTATLRAWVDVDLDAVRRNALKLRARAGVPLVAMVKADGYGIGMLPVVRALGGTFRGDHVHAAALAAPWAFGIATLEEAASLRQAGCTARVLCTTPLTLRDLPEARALDVRPALHRPEDITAWSALGGGPWHLSIDTGMSRAGVRWDEVEPLDLVLREHPPEGVFTHFHSAEIADGSREAQEIRFAEALRRLGTAVPTTALIHCDNSAAIAARGPSPGQLARPGIGLYGSTATTALDLEQVVHLRTRIVDLRLVHDGETVSYGATYHANGTRHIATVAIGYADGYRRALSNKGMAIVRGMRVPVVGTVTMDMTMLDVTTLAGRCAVGDTATFIGRDGGDCLWTDDVAALAGLSPYELLVGLRLRAPRRYFEKSDADRIETIDR, from the coding sequence ATGCAGCGGCCTCACGACTCCATCGAGCCAATATACCCCCAACCCTCCACCGCCACGCTGCGCGCCTGGGTCGACGTCGACCTTGATGCCGTGCGACGCAATGCCCTGAAGCTGCGCGCTCGCGCCGGCGTGCCACTGGTGGCGATGGTGAAGGCGGATGGCTACGGCATCGGCATGCTGCCGGTCGTGCGCGCGCTTGGCGGCACATTCCGGGGCGACCACGTGCACGCCGCGGCATTGGCCGCGCCCTGGGCGTTCGGCATTGCCACGCTGGAGGAAGCCGCATCATTGCGGCAAGCGGGATGCACCGCGCGTGTCCTGTGCACCACGCCGCTGACACTGCGCGACCTGCCGGAGGCGCGCGCACTGGATGTCCGGCCGGCGCTGCATCGCCCCGAAGACATCACGGCGTGGTCCGCCCTCGGTGGTGGCCCGTGGCACCTGTCCATTGACACGGGCATGTCGCGCGCCGGCGTGCGATGGGATGAGGTCGAGCCGCTCGATCTCGTGCTCCGCGAACATCCACCGGAAGGGGTCTTCACGCATTTCCATTCGGCCGAAATCGCCGATGGTTCGCGCGAAGCACAGGAAATCCGTTTCGCGGAGGCCTTGCGACGCTTGGGGACCGCCGTGCCGACGACGGCGCTCATTCACTGCGACAACAGCGCCGCCATCGCCGCACGCGGCCCTTCTCCAGGACAGCTCGCCCGGCCCGGTATCGGGTTGTACGGATCGACCGCCACCACCGCGCTGGATCTCGAACAAGTAGTGCATCTGCGCACCAGAATCGTTGATCTGCGTCTGGTGCATGACGGCGAAACGGTGAGCTATGGGGCGACCTATCACGCCAACGGCACGCGGCACATCGCGACGGTGGCGATCGGCTACGCGGACGGCTACCGACGCGCGCTGTCCAATAAGGGCATGGCGATTGTGCGTGGGATGCGCGTCCCGGTTGTCGGCACGGTGACTATGGACATGACCATGCTGGATGTGACGACGTTGGCCGGTCGCTGCGCCGTCGGTGACACCGCGACGTTCATCGGTCGCGACGGCGGTGACTGCCTCTGGACGGACGACGTGGCGGCACTGGCCGGGCTTTCGCCCTACGAGTTGCTGGTGGGACTTCGCCTGCGGGCCCCCAGACGCTACTTCGAGAAGTCCGACGCGGATCGCATCGAAACAATCGACCGATGA
- the ftsY gene encoding signal recognition particle-docking protein FtsY translates to MPRLFRKKDDVPKRSLWQRVKDVVRTDVGVLLRGGVDQGSLENLETLLIESDFGVTTSLALVAEVERLAKRGEVKTDDEFRDALAQGVEAALRKGNADPTLQLAESGPTVLLIIGVNGAGKTTFIGKLAAQFKTEGRTVLLGAADTFRAGAIDQLRVWAQRAGVDFVGGAPGSDPASVAFDAVDAGITRGCDIVIVDTAGRLHTSDDLMTELRKIHRVIAKRLPAAPHEVLLVLDGTIGQNALAQARTFSAAVPVTGLVVTKLDGTAKGGIVVAVHDALNVPVKFVGLGEQIGDLAPFDAGAYARDLVDA, encoded by the coding sequence ATGCCCCGACTGTTTCGAAAGAAGGACGACGTTCCCAAGCGCTCTCTGTGGCAGCGCGTCAAGGATGTCGTGCGCACAGATGTCGGGGTCTTGCTGCGCGGCGGCGTCGACCAAGGGTCACTCGAGAACCTTGAGACGCTGTTGATCGAGTCCGACTTCGGTGTCACCACGTCGCTGGCGTTGGTCGCCGAGGTCGAGCGCCTGGCCAAGCGCGGCGAAGTGAAAACCGACGACGAATTCCGTGACGCACTCGCGCAGGGTGTGGAGGCGGCCCTGCGGAAAGGCAACGCCGACCCGACGCTGCAGCTGGCGGAGAGCGGACCCACGGTGCTGTTGATCATCGGCGTCAACGGCGCTGGCAAGACCACGTTTATCGGCAAGCTCGCGGCGCAATTCAAGACCGAGGGACGCACGGTGTTGTTGGGCGCGGCGGACACGTTTCGCGCGGGTGCCATCGATCAGTTGCGCGTGTGGGCGCAACGCGCCGGCGTGGATTTCGTCGGTGGAGCGCCGGGATCCGATCCGGCGTCCGTGGCATTCGATGCCGTCGACGCCGGCATCACGCGCGGGTGCGATATCGTGATTGTCGACACGGCCGGACGATTGCACACCAGTGACGATCTGATGACGGAGCTGCGCAAGATTCACCGGGTGATTGCCAAACGTCTTCCCGCCGCGCCACACGAAGTGCTGCTGGTGCTCGATGGGACCATCGGGCAGAACGCACTGGCGCAGGCGCGCACGTTTTCGGCGGCGGTTCCGGTCACCGGCCTGGTGGTCACCAAACTCGACGGCACGGCCAAGGGTGGCATCGTGGTGGCAGTGCACGACGCGCTCAATGTGCCAGTCAAGTTCGTGGGCCTCGGAGAACAGATCGGCGACCTGGCGCCGTTCGATGCGGGGGCGTATGCGCGGGATCTGGTCGACGCGTGA
- the mazG gene encoding nucleoside triphosphate pyrophosphohydrolase, whose translation MSHDTALPERPAPRSLDDALVLMRDLRARCDWDRAQTHASLRPYLIEEAHEVDEAIAVGNDALLRDELGDLLLQVLFHSVVAEERGAFGAQDVAGALIAKMHARHPHLYGDGVKRSWEAMKAASAPRQSLDEGLPAGLPSLHRAHRLQDRAAGVGFDWPDARGPLLKVREELDEVAALLDDAGEVRDAEALEGELGDLLFAVVNLCRKTSVHGALALDRTNAKFTRRYAAMDTLAQSRGLVFGALSLEQQDALWDEVKRDER comes from the coding sequence ATGTCGCACGATACAGCGCTTCCCGAACGCCCCGCCCCTCGCTCGCTGGACGATGCGCTCGTCCTTATGCGCGACCTGCGCGCGCGGTGCGACTGGGATCGGGCGCAGACTCACGCCTCGCTGCGTCCGTATCTGATCGAGGAAGCGCACGAGGTGGACGAGGCCATCGCCGTCGGCAACGACGCGCTCCTGCGCGATGAGTTGGGCGACCTGCTGCTGCAGGTGCTGTTCCACTCGGTGGTGGCTGAGGAGCGCGGCGCGTTTGGCGCGCAGGACGTCGCTGGCGCGTTGATCGCCAAAATGCACGCCCGTCATCCGCACCTGTATGGCGACGGGGTGAAGCGTTCCTGGGAAGCGATGAAAGCGGCCAGCGCTCCACGACAGTCGCTGGACGAAGGCCTCCCGGCAGGGTTGCCTTCGCTGCATCGGGCGCACCGTCTGCAGGATCGGGCGGCCGGTGTGGGCTTCGACTGGCCCGATGCGCGCGGCCCACTGCTCAAGGTGCGCGAAGAACTCGACGAGGTGGCCGCCCTGCTGGACGATGCGGGCGAGGTGCGGGACGCCGAGGCATTGGAGGGAGAGCTTGGCGACCTGCTCTTCGCGGTGGTGAATCTCTGCCGCAAGACCAGCGTGCACGGGGCGCTGGCCCTCGATCGGACCAATGCGAAATTCACGCGCCGCTATGCCGCGATGGACACCCTGGCGCAGTCGCGCGGACTGGTGTTCGGCGCGCTGTCCCTAGAGCAGCAAGATGCCTTGTGGGACGAGGTGAAACGCGACGAACGCTGA
- a CDS encoding response regulator, with the protein MLIDRTSAPDLVLSDVVMPRLGGAALATELTRRGLQVPMLFMSGYPSDVEIPLDDLHAFIGKPFTPDALLKRVREILAQGSSGR; encoded by the coding sequence ATGCTGATCGACCGGACCAGCGCACCGGATCTGGTCCTCAGCGATGTCGTGATGCCGCGTCTGGGCGGCGCCGCACTTGCCACCGAACTCACGCGTCGTGGCCTTCAGGTACCAATGCTGTTCATGTCCGGCTATCCGTCCGACGTGGAAATCCCGCTCGATGACTTGCATGCCTTCATCGGCAAGCCGTTTACACCGGATGCGCTGCTCAAACGCGTGCGTGAGATTCTCGCGCAGGGGTCGTCGGGGCGGTGA
- a CDS encoding DEAD/DEAH box helicase translates to MSAVVRGSGSPGAGTPDDRDPRRRSPARVAPRLTLDTPVTYLKGVGPARGEMLARLGITVAGDLLRHVPHRYEDATTVTRIVQASVGTDITILGQVIAKGVLPTRKGLRVFQAVLQDTSGMLECAWPGQPFLERSINKGDWLLCTGPVRFFHGRRLQPREFVNLGPDEEGTTGGRVLAVYPSTEGLSVRILRALVQQHLDDLLPLVHDVLPLDVLREAGVPMLREALRMVHRPESVAEALAGRARLAFEELLAVQILHRRANQLARTARQGTAFINKRVLTSRLRAALPFTLTGAQVRAIREIVVDMESPQRMHRLLQGDVGSGKTVVALFAAMLAMENDRQVALMAPTELLAEQHARTIEAPRAARYHAGAPHGPPWREGTAGGVDAAGLT, encoded by the coding sequence GTGAGTGCCGTGGTGCGCGGATCGGGTAGTCCGGGAGCGGGAACGCCCGACGATCGAGATCCGCGGCGCCGGTCGCCCGCGCGCGTGGCACCACGCCTCACACTCGACACACCGGTCACCTACCTGAAGGGCGTTGGTCCGGCGCGCGGCGAGATGCTGGCTCGGCTCGGGATCACCGTGGCGGGCGATCTGCTGCGGCATGTGCCGCATCGGTACGAAGACGCCACCACGGTCACGCGCATCGTGCAGGCAAGCGTCGGCACCGACATCACGATTCTCGGGCAGGTCATCGCCAAGGGCGTCCTCCCCACGCGCAAAGGCCTGCGCGTCTTTCAGGCGGTGCTGCAGGACACCAGCGGCATGCTCGAATGTGCGTGGCCCGGGCAGCCCTTTCTCGAACGCAGCATCAACAAGGGCGATTGGCTGCTCTGTACTGGGCCCGTGCGCTTCTTCCACGGTCGACGGTTGCAGCCGCGTGAATTCGTCAATCTCGGTCCCGACGAGGAGGGGACCACCGGGGGGCGCGTGCTCGCGGTCTATCCGAGCACTGAAGGACTGTCCGTCCGCATTCTGCGCGCGCTGGTGCAGCAACATCTTGACGACCTGTTGCCGTTGGTCCACGACGTGCTGCCGCTGGACGTTCTGCGGGAAGCCGGCGTGCCGATGCTGCGCGAGGCACTGCGCATGGTGCATCGACCGGAATCGGTGGCGGAGGCCCTCGCCGGCCGCGCGCGGCTGGCCTTCGAGGAACTGCTGGCCGTGCAGATCCTGCACCGCCGTGCCAATCAGCTCGCACGCACGGCCCGACAGGGTACCGCGTTCATCAACAAGCGCGTACTCACGTCACGGTTGCGGGCGGCCCTGCCGTTCACGCTGACCGGTGCACAGGTGCGAGCCATTCGCGAGATCGTCGTCGATATGGAAAGCCCGCAGCGCATGCATCGACTGCTGCAGGGCGATGTGGGCAGTGGCAAGACCGTGGTGGCGCTGTTCGCGGCGATGCTCGCCATGGAAAACGATCGACAGGTTGCGCTGATGGCGCCCACCGAATTGCTGGCGGAACAGCACGCCCGGACCATCGAAGCGCCTCGCGCCGCTCGGTATCATGCCGGTGCTCCTCACGGGCCGCCTTGGCGCGAAGGAACGGCGGGCGGCGTTGACGCGGCTGGCCTCACGTGA
- the asnS gene encoding asparagine--tRNA ligase, translating to MSTSSVRIADLGKHVGAVVTVRAWVTHLRSKGKVAFVVARDGTGILQAVLVKSEVPEASWEAFGTLTQETSLTLTGEVRADARAPGGFEMGVQSLTVFGASPSDYPIQPKEHGVDFLLDHRHFWLRSQRQVAIMRVRHELEQAIHDFFYARDFIHCDTPILTAAIGERAGLFSTEYFEEGTAYLAQTGQLYGEALAAALGRIYTFGPTFRAEKSKTRRHLTEFWMIEPEMAWYDQNDNMDLQEAFVRYLVERVLERRQEELKVLERDTSKLDCVSQPFVRLEYGDAVALAQSKGSDVAWGDDLGAPDETMIVDEFQRPVFVMNYPKEAKAFYMKENPADPRTVLCSDLLAPEGRGEIIGGSQREDDYDKILHRLTEEKLPVEAYGWYLDLRKYGTFTHSGFGLGFERTIAWICGIEHIRECIAFPRMMGRLAP from the coding sequence ATGAGCACTTCTTCCGTTCGTATTGCCGACCTTGGGAAACACGTGGGAGCGGTGGTCACCGTACGTGCCTGGGTGACGCACCTCCGGTCCAAAGGCAAGGTCGCCTTCGTCGTCGCGCGCGACGGGACGGGGATTCTGCAGGCGGTGCTGGTGAAGTCCGAGGTGCCAGAGGCGTCCTGGGAGGCGTTCGGGACGCTGACGCAGGAAACGTCGCTGACCCTCACCGGCGAAGTCCGCGCGGATGCGCGCGCGCCCGGCGGGTTCGAGATGGGCGTGCAATCACTCACCGTGTTCGGCGCGAGTCCGTCGGACTATCCGATTCAGCCAAAGGAACACGGCGTCGATTTCCTGCTCGACCACCGGCACTTCTGGCTGCGCAGTCAGCGTCAGGTGGCGATCATGCGTGTACGTCACGAACTCGAACAGGCCATCCACGATTTCTTCTACGCGCGCGACTTCATTCACTGCGATACACCCATCCTCACGGCGGCCATCGGCGAGCGTGCGGGGCTGTTCAGCACCGAGTACTTCGAAGAAGGCACGGCGTACCTCGCGCAGACCGGACAGCTCTATGGCGAGGCGCTGGCCGCGGCGTTGGGACGGATCTACACGTTCGGTCCGACCTTCCGCGCGGAGAAATCCAAGACGCGGCGTCACCTCACCGAATTCTGGATGATCGAGCCCGAGATGGCGTGGTACGACCAGAACGACAACATGGACCTGCAGGAAGCGTTTGTCCGCTATCTCGTGGAGCGGGTGCTGGAACGCCGTCAGGAGGAACTGAAGGTGCTTGAGCGCGACACCAGCAAGCTGGATTGTGTCTCGCAGCCGTTTGTGCGACTGGAGTACGGGGACGCGGTCGCGTTGGCGCAGTCGAAAGGCAGCGACGTCGCCTGGGGCGACGATCTGGGCGCCCCCGATGAAACGATGATTGTGGACGAATTTCAGCGCCCGGTCTTCGTGATGAACTATCCGAAGGAAGCAAAGGCGTTCTACATGAAGGAGAATCCGGCCGACCCGCGCACCGTGCTGTGTTCCGACCTGCTGGCACCCGAGGGTCGCGGGGAAATCATCGGCGGATCACAGCGCGAGGACGACTACGACAAGATCCTGCATCGCCTCACCGAGGAGAAATTGCCGGTCGAGGCGTACGGGTGGTATCTCGATCTGCGCAAGTACGGCACGTTCACCCACTCCGGCTTCGGGCTGGGATTCGAGCGGACCATTGCGTGGATCTGCGGCATCGAGCACATCCGCGAATGCATTGCATTCCCGCGCATGATGGGTCGACTGGCGCCGTAG
- a CDS encoding M23 family metallopeptidase yields the protein MAVLERAGVPRHEATRALQSASSLDTRHVRAGTPIMTRVSPDSGAAEIVFQLAIDRLLRLRRSPSASWTESDERLPWTTDTVAVGAEVRSSVTDAIERSAEAFPDAVRDEVANALADILEYRVDFSRDLQKGDSIRILVERRSASNGAVQVGNILAARITVDGRRVEAVRFVGDKSRGQYFDGDGKSMRAAFLRAPLEFRRISSVFGLRKHPILGIWRAHQGTDYAANAGTRVRAIGDGTVMYAGWRGGYGRVVEIRHRNGFVTRYGHLKGFASGIRRGAQVAIASTIGFVGASGLATAPHLHFEVLVGGVHRNPSVALRSTTGGEPLAATDRSAFAELKSRLFARLDSVVNSEPFVAQGAANGGGARGDVARHVGEE from the coding sequence GTGGCCGTCCTCGAACGTGCCGGAGTGCCGCGGCATGAGGCCACCCGTGCGCTACAGTCCGCATCCAGCCTCGATACACGGCATGTGCGGGCCGGCACACCCATCATGACGCGCGTCAGCCCGGATTCCGGCGCTGCGGAGATCGTCTTTCAGTTGGCCATCGACCGGCTGTTACGGTTGCGTCGCTCCCCGTCCGCCTCGTGGACCGAGTCCGACGAGCGTCTCCCTTGGACCACCGACACCGTCGCGGTCGGCGCGGAAGTGCGCTCCTCGGTGACCGACGCGATCGAACGTAGCGCGGAAGCGTTCCCGGATGCGGTGCGGGACGAAGTGGCGAATGCCTTGGCCGATATCCTCGAGTATCGGGTGGACTTCAGCCGCGACCTGCAAAAAGGCGATTCCATTCGTATTCTGGTGGAGCGCCGTTCCGCGTCGAATGGCGCCGTGCAGGTCGGCAATATTCTCGCGGCCCGCATCACGGTGGATGGTCGTCGCGTCGAAGCGGTGCGCTTCGTCGGCGATAAATCGCGCGGACAGTATTTCGATGGCGATGGCAAGTCGATGCGCGCCGCGTTCCTGCGTGCGCCCCTCGAGTTTCGTCGTATCTCCAGCGTCTTCGGTTTGCGCAAACATCCCATCCTCGGCATCTGGCGCGCGCATCAGGGCACGGACTACGCGGCCAACGCCGGCACGCGCGTTCGCGCCATTGGCGACGGCACGGTGATGTACGCCGGATGGCGCGGTGGCTACGGACGGGTGGTGGAGATCCGGCATCGCAACGGCTTCGTCACGCGGTATGGGCACTTGAAGGGTTTCGCGAGCGGCATTCGCCGCGGTGCGCAGGTCGCCATCGCCAGCACCATCGGGTTTGTGGGGGCGTCAGGGCTGGCTACCGCGCCGCACTTGCATTTCGAGGTGCTCGTCGGCGGCGTGCATCGGAACCCCAGTGTGGCACTGCGGAGCACCACGGGCGGTGAACCGCTGGCGGCCACCGACCGTTCGGCGTTTGCGGAGCTCAAGTCGCGACTGTTTGCTCGCCTCGATAGCGTGGTCAACAGCGAACCGTTTGTGGCTCAGGGTGCCGCCAATGGCGGCGGCGCGCGTGGCGACGTGGCGCGTCATGTGGGCGAAGAATAG